A window of Gemmatimonadota bacterium contains these coding sequences:
- a CDS encoding universal stress protein, translating into MYRTILVPVDGSKLAERALSLAIPLAEQHHATLLLVHAHAPMMPLTFGGGAPVGDTALDEQLERDSRTYVERLARRTAKLTEVPVEAVFRTGKAVPTLCAVAAERGAGLIVMSTHGRGGFQRLWLGSVADALVRHATVPVLLVRGARPTAKRMAGSPPFVRFLVPVDGSARAEAAIDAAKTLAGTAPTRLVLVHVIHPMSAVAGMNLKRDPVAELTAAYLEPLARRVATASLDIRMDARVDANVARVLLEAVEQHDADLIVMSGQGLSGVQRLLVGSVADKLIRTATVPVLVVPRAEGDATIQA; encoded by the coding sequence ATGTACCGCACCATCCTCGTCCCGGTCGACGGGTCGAAACTCGCGGAGCGCGCACTCTCGCTGGCGATCCCGCTCGCCGAGCAGCATCACGCGACGTTGCTGCTGGTGCATGCGCACGCGCCGATGATGCCGCTCACCTTCGGCGGGGGTGCGCCGGTGGGCGACACGGCGCTCGACGAACAGCTCGAGCGCGACAGTCGCACCTACGTCGAACGGCTCGCGCGCCGCACCGCGAAGCTCACCGAGGTCCCCGTGGAAGCCGTGTTCCGCACGGGCAAGGCGGTGCCGACGCTCTGCGCGGTCGCGGCCGAGCGTGGGGCGGGGCTGATCGTGATGAGTACGCACGGTCGCGGCGGCTTCCAGCGACTCTGGCTGGGGAGCGTGGCGGACGCGCTCGTGCGCCACGCCACCGTGCCGGTGCTCCTCGTGCGCGGCGCGCGACCGACGGCGAAGCGGATGGCGGGCTCGCCTCCGTTCGTGCGCTTCCTCGTGCCGGTGGACGGCTCGGCCCGCGCCGAGGCGGCGATCGACGCGGCGAAGACGCTGGCGGGAACGGCGCCCACCCGGCTCGTGCTGGTGCACGTCATCCATCCGATGTCGGCGGTGGCCGGCATGAACCTGAAGCGCGATCCGGTGGCGGAGCTCACGGCCGCATACCTCGAACCGCTCGCGCGGCGAGTGGCGACAGCCTCGCTCGACATCCGGATGGATGCGCGGGTCGATGCGAACGTGGCGCGCGTGCTGCTCGAGGCAGTGGAACAGCACGACGCCGATCTCATCGTGATGTCGGGGCAGGGACTGAGCGGCGTGCAGCGCCTGCTGGTGGGGAGCGTGGCCGACAAGCTCATCCGGACGGCCACGGTGCCGGTGCTGGTGGTGCCACGCGCGGAGGGAGACGCTACGATTCAGGCATGA
- a CDS encoding FKBP-type peptidyl-prolyl cis-trans isomerase has product MTIPFRSVRLAALTTLFTWSAAGCAGATAAGGAPATVAPDAGPPPVDGALAAPQGEVEQTTFAADLNVVLLAMTRLPTGIYYRDIEEGTGVPATAGREVLVSYVAMLPDGTEIDRTAPGARPLAFKVGEGIVIRGWDLGVRGMRVGGTRQLVVPSRFAYGPRGTAKVPPNSVMVFVMRLDGVR; this is encoded by the coding sequence ATGACGATCCCGTTCCGATCCGTGCGCCTCGCCGCGCTGACGACCCTGTTCACCTGGTCCGCGGCGGGATGCGCGGGCGCGACCGCGGCGGGTGGCGCGCCGGCGACCGTCGCGCCGGACGCCGGCCCACCACCGGTCGATGGCGCGCTCGCCGCCCCGCAGGGCGAAGTCGAGCAGACGACCTTCGCCGCCGACCTCAACGTCGTGCTCCTCGCGATGACGCGACTGCCGACCGGCATCTACTACCGCGACATCGAGGAGGGGACCGGCGTCCCCGCCACGGCGGGCCGAGAGGTGCTCGTCTCGTACGTCGCCATGCTCCCGGACGGCACGGAGATCGATCGCACCGCGCCGGGCGCGCGCCCGCTCGCCTTCAAGGTCGGCGAGGGGATCGTCATCCGCGGGTGGGATCTCGGCGTGCGGGGTATGCGAGTGGGCGGGACCCGCCAGCTCGTGGTGCCCTCGCGGTTCGCCTACGGTCCGCGCGGCACCGCGAAGGTCCCGCCGAACTCGGTGATGGTCTTCGTCATGCGCCTCGACGGCGTGCGGTAA